Proteins encoded together in one Maricaulis maris window:
- the fabA gene encoding bifunctional 3-hydroxydecanoyl-ACP dehydratase/trans-2-decenoyl-ACP isomerase, with the protein MTERQSSFSYNDLIDSSNGTMWGPENAQLPAPPMLMMDRIIHIDDETGEHGKGQIIAELDIKPDLWFFECHFKGDPVMPGCLGLDAMWQLVGFFLCWKGNPGKGRALGVGEVKFTGQITPESKTVRYVIDLKRVIQRRLIMAIGDGRVEVDGKTIYTAKDLRVGLFKPGEMA; encoded by the coding sequence ATGACTGAACGCCAAAGCTCTTTCAGCTATAACGACCTGATCGACTCCAGCAATGGAACGATGTGGGGCCCCGAAAACGCGCAACTTCCCGCGCCCCCGATGCTGATGATGGATCGCATCATCCACATCGACGACGAGACCGGCGAGCATGGCAAAGGCCAGATCATCGCCGAACTCGACATCAAGCCCGACCTCTGGTTTTTCGAATGCCACTTCAAGGGCGATCCGGTCATGCCCGGCTGCCTCGGCCTCGACGCGATGTGGCAGCTGGTCGGCTTTTTCCTGTGCTGGAAAGGCAATCCCGGCAAGGGTCGCGCGCTCGGCGTCGGCGAGGTGAAATTCACCGGCCAGATCACGCCCGAGAGCAAGACCGTGCGCTATGTCATCGACCTGAAGCGCGTCATCCAGCGCCGCCTGATCATGGCGATCGGCGATGGCCGTGTCGAAGTTGACGGCAAGACCATATATACTGCCAAGGATTTGCGCGTGGGCCTGTTCAAGCCCGGCGAAATGGCCTGA
- a CDS encoding SH3 domain-containing protein yields the protein MIRAIITALALTGLSLAPGAAPALAQDGEHTATPSGQAVPRFVSLKVDVANGRSGPSSQHPIAWRYLRAGLPMEVIAETPDWRRVRDPDGEVTWMHRSILSGRRSVYTLQETPLHARDSDSSPIEAVAEAGVILSLERCRTGWCRVEGQGFRGWVRPHTLWGVYPQELDGETGEDADGSPALSTSVAHDTALP from the coding sequence ATGATCCGCGCCATCATCACAGCCCTCGCGCTCACCGGCCTGAGCCTCGCGCCCGGCGCTGCGCCGGCCCTTGCGCAGGATGGCGAACATACCGCCACCCCGTCCGGACAGGCCGTGCCGCGCTTTGTTTCGCTCAAGGTCGATGTCGCCAATGGTCGTTCCGGTCCGTCCTCGCAGCACCCGATTGCCTGGCGCTATCTGCGCGCCGGCCTGCCGATGGAAGTGATTGCGGAGACACCGGACTGGCGCCGCGTGCGCGATCCCGACGGCGAGGTGACCTGGATGCACCGCTCCATCCTGTCGGGTCGCCGCTCGGTCTACACGCTTCAGGAAACGCCGCTGCATGCGCGCGACAGTGACAGCTCGCCGATCGAGGCTGTCGCCGAGGCCGGCGTGATCCTTTCGCTCGAGCGTTGCCGGACCGGCTGGTGCCGTGTCGAGGGGCAGGGTTTTCGCGGCTGGGTTCGTCCCCACACCTTGTGGGGCGTGTATCCGCAGGAGCTCGATGGCGAAACCGGCGAGGATGCCGACGGCAGCCCCGCCTTGAGCACGTCGGTCGCGCATGATACCGCTCTGCCCTGA
- a CDS encoding MBL fold metallo-hydrolase: MSFRLAITSAAAFLAAGGITAGAAQAATALQQDVTATSTDMGDGIHMISTGIAGNLAILTGDDGVVMIDDQLPNTGSVIEGAVVEIAGEGAPRFIVNTHWHGDHTGGNAHFADQGTTIAAHHNIRSRLEAADNDWIQPSTLPILTFGQDLTFHMNGQTVEAVHVPAAHTDGDAFVYFREADILHMGDTFFSGLFPFIDLDAGGTVDGFIAAMEIGLELAGDDTRIIPGHGPLSGKTELQAALDMLREASFRVRTLVEGGADLEAVRAAEPLADFDADWSWRFITAERMLETLYNDAVSNGQSYSR; encoded by the coding sequence ATGAGTTTTCGTTTGGCCATAACCAGTGCCGCGGCCTTTCTGGCCGCCGGTGGAATAACTGCCGGCGCCGCGCAGGCCGCCACTGCCCTGCAGCAGGACGTGACCGCAACATCGACCGATATGGGCGATGGCATCCACATGATCTCGACCGGCATTGCCGGCAATCTCGCCATCCTGACCGGCGATGATGGTGTGGTGATGATTGATGATCAGCTGCCCAATACCGGATCGGTGATCGAAGGCGCCGTCGTCGAGATTGCCGGCGAAGGTGCGCCGCGCTTCATCGTCAACACCCACTGGCATGGTGATCATACCGGCGGTAATGCCCATTTCGCCGACCAGGGCACCACGATTGCGGCCCACCACAATATCCGGAGCCGCCTCGAAGCCGCCGATAATGACTGGATCCAGCCGTCGACCCTGCCGATCCTGACCTTTGGGCAGGACCTCACCTTTCACATGAATGGCCAGACCGTTGAAGCGGTCCACGTGCCGGCCGCGCACACCGACGGCGACGCCTTCGTCTATTTCCGTGAGGCCGACATCCTGCACATGGGCGATACCTTCTTCTCGGGCCTTTTCCCCTTCATCGATCTGGACGCGGGTGGAACGGTTGATGGCTTTATCGCTGCCATGGAAATCGGTCTTGAGCTTGCCGGTGACGACACCCGCATCATTCCCGGCCATGGTCCGTTGTCCGGCAAGACGGAGCTGCAGGCGGCACTCGACATGCTGCGTGAGGCGTCATTCCGGGTGCGGACCCTGGTCGAGGGGGGGGCCGATCTCGAGGCTGTACGGGCCGCCGAACCCCTTGCCGACTTCGACGCTGACTGGAGCTGGCGCTTCATCACCGCCGAGCGCATGCTCGAGACGCTTTACAATGACGCCGTCAGCAATGGTCAGTCCTATTCGCGCTAG